The Dioscorea cayenensis subsp. rotundata cultivar TDr96_F1 chromosome 7, TDr96_F1_v2_PseudoChromosome.rev07_lg8_w22 25.fasta, whole genome shotgun sequence genome includes a region encoding these proteins:
- the LOC120265750 gene encoding protein ALP1-like: MDRQCFHSLCQLLTITGGLRGTRNVLVEEMIAMFLNIVAHHVKNRVIKFDFVRSAETVSRHFHAVLKAITLCHKVLLKKPEPVLEDSIDFRWKWFKNCLGALDGTHIKVNVPKADRPRYRTRKSEITTNVLAVCSQDMQFIYVLSGWEGSAHDGRVLRDAVTKPNGLKVPNGFYYLVDSGYANCPGFLAPFRGQRYHLSSWADGRQPRTAQEFFNMKHASARNVIERTFGLLKIRWKILASPSFYNIATQRRIINACCLLHNFIRKEMEEDPAESEIDNLMLGENTEDDVDNITAVDPTDEWTQFRNDMAVDMFNTWRST; encoded by the exons ATGGATCGCCAATGTTTCCATAGTTTATGCCAATTGCTAACCATTACCGGTGGTTTGCGTGGTACAAGAAATGTTTTGGTTGAGGAGATGATCGCAATGTTTTTGAATATTGTGGCACACCATGTCAAGAATAGGGTAATTAAGTTTGATTTCGTCCGATCTGCCGAAACAGTTAGTCGGCATTTCCATGCCGTTTTAAAGGCTATCACTCTTTGTCATAAAGTGTTATTAAAGAAACCAGAACCTGTCCTCGAGGATTCAATTGATTTTCGGTGGAAATGGTTCAAG AATTGCCTTGGAGCACTAGATGGAACACATATCAAAGTAAATGTGCCTAAAGCTGATCGACCAagatatagaacaagaaaatcagaaatcacCACTAATGTACTCGCTGTTTGTAGCCAAGATATGCAATTCATATATGTCTTATCTGGTTGGGAGGGCTCGGCGCATGATGGTCGAGTTCTTAGAGATGCGGTTACAAAACCTAATGGATTGAAGGttccaaatg GTTTTTACTATTTGGTTGATTCTGGCTATGCAAATTGCCCTGGATTTCTTGCACCTTTTCGAGGGCAACGTTATCATTTGAGTTCTTGGGCAGATGGACGTCAACCTCGCACGGCTCAAgagttttttaatatgaaacatGCTAGTGCGAGAAATGTAATAGAGAGAACTTTTGGTCTTCTAAAAATTCGATGGAAAATCCTTGCGAGTCCAAGCTTCTACAATATAGCAACTCAAAGGCGCATAATTAATGCATGTTGCTTATTACACAACTTCATTCGGAAAGAGATGGAAGAAGACCCTGCGGAATCTGAAATCGATAATTTAATGTTAGGGGAAAACACAGAAGATGATGTTGACAACATCACAGCTGTTGATCCAACAGATGAATGGACCCAATTTAGGAATGACATGGCAGTGGACATGTTTAATACATGGCGATCAActtga
- the LOC120264983 gene encoding uncharacterized protein LOC120264983 isoform X2 encodes MGKGEDEQSAADGRLSVEESERNAGDPCPPCRSIGRIVGLRCLAALFLGCAVLLSAVFWLPPFLGADHKGRRRSPELEADIVASFILHKPVDFLKANVAKLEYDIFEEIGVPNSSVVLNSLEPIPHFNWTNVVFGVWPYPKNSSIPSYGLSLLRSSFMDLAGHASTLHVTTSLFGNSSFFQVRRFPDGFTVIPKQSAFLLLKPEVLFNFTLNFPIFQVQDKFVELKAQMKSGLLLNSYENLYVRLTNLKGSTIDSPTIVETSIVLAVGNRPPSMPRLKELAQTIRNSSGGNLGLNHTVFGRVKQIRLSSFLQRSLYSGSNGNAPSPAPQFSPNRHHHHHHHHHRHHSDVHMAPAPAPQYHHRAPPPVACRSRIWSKSNQAHLVPVAAPRALHHHKSVDSVPSPAPVVSSPEQFAPQPQDDSSAPTPHLFPSSPLPAVYFSRARPPSDSVTKPPNGMPSISPSIFSSSSIAIWPSMHWGIIPLLFFLMLL; translated from the exons ATGGGGAAGGGTGAAGATGAGCAGAGTGCTGCTGATGGGCGGTTGTCGGTGGAGGAGTCGGAGAGGAATGCTGGAGACCCTTGTCCTCCTTGCAGATCGATCGGGAGGATCGTGGGACTTCGATGTCTGGCTGCGTTGTTTCTTGGGTGTGCGGTGTTGTTGTCGGCTGTTTTCTGGCTGCCGCCTTTTCTTGGGGCGGATCATaaggggaggaggaggagtccGGAGCTTGAAG CTGATATAGTTGCGAGTTTTATTCTTCACAAGCCTGTGGATTTCCTGAAGGCTAATGTTGCGAAGCTTGAATATGACATCTTTGAAGAAATTGGTGTACCTAATTCCTCG GTGGTTCTTAACTCGCTGGAACCCATACCTCATTTCAATTGGACTAATGTGGTGTTTGGCGTATGGCCTTATCCCAAAAATTCAAGCATACCTTCATATGGGCTAAGCCTTCTTAGGTCTTCGTTTATGGACTTGGCTGGTCATGCGTCAACACTACACGTAACTACTTCTTTGTTTGGGAATTCTTCCTTCTTTCAAGTGCGAAGGTTCCCTGATGGATTTACAGTTATTCCCAAACAAAGTGCTTTTCTTCTGCTGAAGCCAGAAGTGCTTTTCAATTTCACTTTAAATTTCCCTATcttccaagtacaagacaaatTTGTTGAACTGAAAGCCCAGATGAAGTCAGGACTGCTTCTCAATTCTTATGAG AACCTGTATGTTCGTTTGACAAATTTAAAGGGTTCGACAATTGATTCACCAACAATTGTTGAGACCTCTATTGTACTTGCAGTTGGAAATCGTCCACCTTCAATGCCAAGGTTAAAGGAGCTGGCTCAAACCATACGAAATTCTTCAGGGGGAAACCTTGGTCTAAATCACACTGTATTTGGTAGAGTAAAGCAGATTCGCTTATCTTCTTTTCTTCAGCGTTCTCTTTATAGTGGCTCAAATGGCAATGCACCGAGTCCAGCTCCTCAATTTAGCCCAAaccgccaccaccaccaccaccatcaccatcaccgaCACCACTCAGATGTGCATATGGCTCCTGCACCTGCCCCACAATATCACCATAGAGCTCCACCTCCTGTTGCTTGCCGCTCTCGAATTTGGAGCAAGTCGAATCAGGCTCATCTAGTTCCTGTTGCTGCTCCTAGGGCACTTCATCATCATAAGTCTGTTGATTCAGTTCCATCTCCTGCGCCAGTGGTATCTAGCCCCGAACAGTTTGCTCCACAACCACAGGATGATTCATCTGCCCCCACACCTCATTTGTTTCCCTCATCACCTCTGCCTGCTGTATATTTTTCTCGTGCGCGACCTCCAAGTGATAGTGTGACGAAGCCTCCTAATGGAATGCCATCAATTTCACCATCTATATTTTCAT CATCATCGATCGCAATCTGGCCTTCTATGCATTGGGGCATTATTCCTCTCCTGTTTTTCTTGATGCTTTTATGA
- the LOC120264983 gene encoding uncharacterized protein LOC120264983 isoform X1: MGKGEDEQSAADGRLSVEESERNAGDPCPPCRSIGRIVGLRCLAALFLGCAVLLSAVFWLPPFLGADHKGRRRSPELEADIVASFILHKPVDFLKANVAKLEYDIFEEIGVPNSSVVLNSLEPIPHFNWTNVVFGVWPYPKNSSIPSYGLSLLRSSFMDLAGHASTLHVTTSLFGNSSFFQVRRFPDGFTVIPKQSAFLLLKPEVLFNFTLNFPIFQVQDKFVELKAQMKSGLLLNSYENLYVRLTNLKGSTIDSPTIVETSIVLAVGNRPPSMPRLKELAQTIRNSSGGNLGLNHTVFGRVKQIRLSSFLQRSLYSGSNGNAPSPAPQFSPNRHHHHHHHHHRHHSDVHMAPAPAPQYHHRAPPPVACRSRIWSKSNQAHLVPVAAPRALHHHKSVDSVPSPAPVVSSPEQFAPQPQDDSSAPTPHLFPSSPLPAVYFSRARPPSDSVTKPPNGMPSISPSIFSCLVIQFCFVKWRIYCLRCLKLPVLLIG; the protein is encoded by the exons ATGGGGAAGGGTGAAGATGAGCAGAGTGCTGCTGATGGGCGGTTGTCGGTGGAGGAGTCGGAGAGGAATGCTGGAGACCCTTGTCCTCCTTGCAGATCGATCGGGAGGATCGTGGGACTTCGATGTCTGGCTGCGTTGTTTCTTGGGTGTGCGGTGTTGTTGTCGGCTGTTTTCTGGCTGCCGCCTTTTCTTGGGGCGGATCATaaggggaggaggaggagtccGGAGCTTGAAG CTGATATAGTTGCGAGTTTTATTCTTCACAAGCCTGTGGATTTCCTGAAGGCTAATGTTGCGAAGCTTGAATATGACATCTTTGAAGAAATTGGTGTACCTAATTCCTCG GTGGTTCTTAACTCGCTGGAACCCATACCTCATTTCAATTGGACTAATGTGGTGTTTGGCGTATGGCCTTATCCCAAAAATTCAAGCATACCTTCATATGGGCTAAGCCTTCTTAGGTCTTCGTTTATGGACTTGGCTGGTCATGCGTCAACACTACACGTAACTACTTCTTTGTTTGGGAATTCTTCCTTCTTTCAAGTGCGAAGGTTCCCTGATGGATTTACAGTTATTCCCAAACAAAGTGCTTTTCTTCTGCTGAAGCCAGAAGTGCTTTTCAATTTCACTTTAAATTTCCCTATcttccaagtacaagacaaatTTGTTGAACTGAAAGCCCAGATGAAGTCAGGACTGCTTCTCAATTCTTATGAG AACCTGTATGTTCGTTTGACAAATTTAAAGGGTTCGACAATTGATTCACCAACAATTGTTGAGACCTCTATTGTACTTGCAGTTGGAAATCGTCCACCTTCAATGCCAAGGTTAAAGGAGCTGGCTCAAACCATACGAAATTCTTCAGGGGGAAACCTTGGTCTAAATCACACTGTATTTGGTAGAGTAAAGCAGATTCGCTTATCTTCTTTTCTTCAGCGTTCTCTTTATAGTGGCTCAAATGGCAATGCACCGAGTCCAGCTCCTCAATTTAGCCCAAaccgccaccaccaccaccaccatcaccatcaccgaCACCACTCAGATGTGCATATGGCTCCTGCACCTGCCCCACAATATCACCATAGAGCTCCACCTCCTGTTGCTTGCCGCTCTCGAATTTGGAGCAAGTCGAATCAGGCTCATCTAGTTCCTGTTGCTGCTCCTAGGGCACTTCATCATCATAAGTCTGTTGATTCAGTTCCATCTCCTGCGCCAGTGGTATCTAGCCCCGAACAGTTTGCTCCACAACCACAGGATGATTCATCTGCCCCCACACCTCATTTGTTTCCCTCATCACCTCTGCCTGCTGTATATTTTTCTCGTGCGCGACCTCCAAGTGATAGTGTGACGAAGCCTCCTAATGGAATGCCATCAATTTCACCATCTATATTTTCAT GTTTGGTAATCCAGTTCTGTTTTGTCAAATGGAGGATATACTGTTTGAGATGTCTGAAGTTACCAGTTTTGCTAATAGGGTAG